One window from the genome of Moritella sp. F3 encodes:
- the pdhR gene encoding pyruvate dehydrogenase complex transcriptional repressor PdhR: protein MVYRKIQPPKLSDAIAEQLEQMILEGSLESGQRLPSERDLALQLEVSRPTVRDAILRLESKGLLERRQGRGTWVKKVMDQTLMEPLFQLLTTHPEAQLDLLEFRHALEGISAYYAALRGTETDFQQLRVALDAVTASELAQDPQLQAQAVSAFNIAVTAASHNIVLLHLLRGLNPLLEDNICQNFRLLEKRQGVVEQISQHRGDMLTAILNRQPETAREACHAHLAYIEQALLDIGREDSRINRASRRIKQAK, encoded by the coding sequence ATGGTCTATCGAAAAATTCAGCCGCCGAAGTTGTCAGATGCAATTGCAGAACAACTAGAGCAGATGATTTTGGAAGGTAGTTTAGAATCCGGCCAGCGCTTACCTTCAGAGCGTGATTTAGCCCTGCAGTTAGAGGTTTCTCGCCCAACTGTACGTGATGCAATTCTACGTTTGGAAAGCAAAGGTTTATTGGAACGTCGTCAAGGGCGTGGTACATGGGTGAAGAAGGTCATGGACCAAACACTGATGGAACCGCTGTTTCAATTATTGACGACACACCCTGAAGCGCAATTAGATCTGCTTGAATTTCGTCATGCCTTAGAAGGTATTTCAGCTTATTACGCCGCGTTACGTGGTACTGAAACCGATTTTCAGCAATTACGCGTTGCGCTTGATGCAGTTACTGCATCGGAGTTAGCGCAAGACCCGCAGTTACAAGCACAAGCGGTGAGTGCGTTTAATATTGCGGTTACTGCGGCATCACATAATATTGTGTTGTTGCATCTTCTGCGTGGTTTAAATCCATTGTTAGAAGATAATATTTGTCAAAATTTTAGGTTGTTGGAAAAGCGTCAAGGTGTGGTTGAACAAATTAGCCAACATCGCGGTGATATGCTCACTGCAATTCTTAACCGACAACCAGAAACAGCCAGAGAAGCATGTCATGCCCATCTGGCTTATATCGAGCAAGCATTGCTAGATATTGGGCGTGAAGATAGCCGCATTAACCGTGCGTCACGCCGTATAAAACAAGCTAAATAG
- the ampE gene encoding regulatory signaling modulator protein AmpE: MALISLLLALLIERVVHLSAKLQLDNVLQRYLFPLLPSFINGGLLGTLVIIALPAILMYSLLDALAGLYYGIFTIITWLLLLLMSFGGSDYRRDYRQYLKALSRNDLEAKGMYANCLDVNSERFCATLLTQAVAQQLVWLNYRFYFAVIFYFVVAGPIGLTLYVVVRSYHKYIVQHHRKRLKRTGIHRIMRIVDWLPARLTMLGFALVAEEQAALPQSLRSWRDLSTPEFDLLGKVVYLASKANVETDQCYDYTCYLVQLAKRNITFFVTIISLLTINGTII; this comes from the coding sequence ATGGCATTAATATCTCTGCTGCTGGCACTGCTGATTGAGCGAGTTGTGCATTTGAGCGCTAAACTGCAGCTCGATAATGTGCTGCAGCGTTATCTGTTCCCGTTACTTCCTTCGTTTATCAATGGTGGTCTGCTTGGTACGTTAGTGATCATCGCATTACCAGCCATCTTGATGTACAGCTTATTGGATGCGCTGGCAGGCCTTTATTATGGCATTTTTACCATCATCACTTGGTTGCTATTATTATTGATGAGCTTTGGTGGTAGTGACTATCGCCGTGATTATCGCCAATACCTTAAGGCATTAAGTCGTAATGACTTAGAAGCTAAAGGTATGTATGCAAATTGTTTAGATGTAAATAGTGAACGTTTTTGTGCGACGCTACTGACCCAAGCCGTTGCTCAGCAGCTAGTTTGGCTTAATTACCGTTTTTATTTTGCGGTGATTTTTTACTTTGTGGTTGCAGGGCCTATTGGTTTAACCCTATATGTCGTTGTGCGTAGTTACCATAAGTATATTGTTCAACATCATCGCAAGCGATTAAAGCGTACTGGTATTCATCGGATTATGCGAATTGTGGATTGGTTACCGGCACGTTTAACAATGCTTGGTTTTGCGTTGGTGGCGGAAGAGCAGGCTGCCTTACCACAGAGTCTACGTAGTTGGCGTGATCTATCTACACCGGAGTTTGATTTATTAGGCAAGGTTGTATACCTCGCGAGTAAAGCCAATGTAGAAACAGATCAATGTTATGACTATACCTGCTATTTAGTGCAGCTAGCGAAACGCAATATTACCTTCTTTGTGACAATCATTTCCCTCCTTACCATTAACGGTACTATTATTTAA
- the ampD gene encoding 1,6-anhydro-N-acetylmuramyl-L-alanine amidase AmpD, whose protein sequence is MVNRQADSGILASADFLSSPHFDDRPSDVDIDLLVIHCISLPPEQYGADYVEDFFLGKLDCSLHPYFQKLISVRVSAHLYIRRDGRLIQFVPLAKRAWHAGLSEFAGQSRCNDFSIGIELEGDVNHPYTAAQYQCLTNVTRDIQTRYPLITQARITGHSDIAPNRKDDPGPYFDWQHYFACLNSKDN, encoded by the coding sequence GTGGTAAATAGACAAGCAGATTCAGGAATATTGGCGAGTGCTGATTTTTTATCATCGCCACATTTTGATGACCGCCCAAGCGACGTAGATATCGATTTACTCGTGATCCATTGCATTAGTTTACCCCCAGAGCAATATGGCGCTGATTATGTCGAAGACTTTTTTCTAGGCAAGTTAGATTGTAGTCTACACCCTTATTTTCAAAAATTAATCTCGGTAAGGGTATCTGCGCACTTATACATCCGTCGAGATGGCCGTTTGATCCAATTTGTTCCCTTAGCTAAACGCGCTTGGCATGCCGGACTCTCTGAATTTGCAGGGCAATCCCGTTGTAACGATTTTTCGATTGGTATCGAGCTTGAGGGGGATGTTAATCATCCATATACGGCGGCACAGTATCAATGCCTGACAAACGTGACCCGAGACATACAAACCCGTTATCCATTAATCACTCAAGCACGTATTACTGGTCACAGTGATATCGCCCCGAACCGTAAAGATGATCCCGGTCCGTATTTTGACTGGCAACATTATTTCGCATGTTTAAATTCGAAGGACAATTAA
- a CDS encoding TIGR02281 family clan AA aspartic protease: MDGNQKIAKAMTYIAWISGLIVMTLFFNNYLSNQQNPNRTPESYQQNGNAVVMLQQNRAGHYVTNGYINGYQVKFLLDTGATQVSIPANVAEQIGLTAGYSQSVNTANGVIEVFSTRLDSLSVGELTLYDLSANINPYMQGDTILLGMNALKQVKLVQQGKTLTLSEY, from the coding sequence ATGGATGGAAATCAAAAAATTGCCAAAGCCATGACTTATATCGCCTGGATAAGTGGGTTAATTGTCATGACGCTATTCTTCAATAATTATTTATCGAATCAACAAAACCCCAATCGTACGCCAGAAAGTTATCAACAAAATGGCAATGCTGTGGTAATGCTGCAACAAAATCGTGCCGGACACTATGTTACTAATGGTTATATAAATGGTTATCAGGTAAAATTTTTACTCGACACTGGCGCGACGCAGGTTTCAATACCGGCAAACGTCGCCGAACAGATCGGCTTAACCGCTGGCTATAGTCAATCAGTCAATACTGCGAATGGTGTCATTGAAGTATTCTCAACCCGCCTAGATAGTTTATCGGTTGGTGAATTAACACTTTACGATCTCAGTGCGAATATTAATCCCTATATGCAAGGTGATACTATTCTGCTCGGTATGAATGCATTAAAACAAGTTAAATTAGTCCAGCAAGGCAAAACCCTCACGTTAAGTGAATATTAG
- the nadC gene encoding carboxylating nicotinate-nucleotide diphosphorylase: protein MLQQEIRRAVSTALAEDLGGQSVAEGDITANLIAAETQAKAKVISRDQAVFCGKAWVDEVFHQLGDTVTVTWFVADGDLVAADQTLFTLEGPARTLLTGERNALNFVQTLSGVSTLTKEYVDKLAGTKCQLLDTRKTIPGLRFAQKYAVTCGGGKNHRIGLFDAYLIKENHIMACGGIKNAIAKAKELQPGKPVEVETESLAELKQALDAGADIVMLDNFDIPMMRAAVELNQGKAKLEVSGNVTIDTLASFAATGVDFISVGALTKHVQATDLSMRFIK from the coding sequence ATGTTACAACAAGAAATACGCCGCGCAGTAAGTACTGCATTAGCTGAAGACCTTGGTGGTCAAAGTGTGGCAGAAGGTGATATCACCGCAAATCTAATCGCAGCAGAAACACAAGCGAAGGCGAAAGTGATCAGCCGTGACCAAGCGGTATTTTGTGGTAAAGCCTGGGTTGATGAAGTGTTCCACCAGCTTGGTGATACGGTAACAGTGACTTGGTTTGTCGCAGACGGTGATTTAGTCGCTGCTGATCAAACGCTATTCACGTTAGAAGGCCCAGCTCGTACATTACTCACAGGCGAGCGAAATGCACTAAACTTTGTGCAAACATTATCGGGCGTTTCAACATTAACAAAAGAATATGTCGATAAGTTAGCAGGCACTAAATGTCAATTACTTGATACCCGTAAAACAATCCCTGGCTTACGTTTTGCACAGAAATACGCAGTAACATGTGGCGGCGGTAAAAATCACCGTATCGGTTTGTTCGATGCTTACCTGATTAAAGAAAACCACATCATGGCCTGTGGTGGTATTAAAAACGCGATTGCTAAAGCTAAAGAGCTACAACCAGGTAAACCAGTTGAAGTTGAAACAGAAAGTTTAGCAGAACTAAAACAAGCATTAGATGCTGGCGCTGATATTGTGATGTTAGATAACTTCGATATTCCGATGATGCGTGCAGCGGTTGAATTAAACCAAGGTAAAGCAAAATTAGAAGTATCAGGTAATGTAACGATTGATACATTAGCGAGCTTTGCTGCTACCGGTGTTGATTTCATCTCGGTTGGCGCGCTAACTAAACATGTACAAGCAACAGACCTATCGATGCGTTTTATTAAGTAA
- a CDS encoding prepilin-type N-terminal cleavage/methylation domain-containing protein produces MRVQQKTQQQGFTLIELMIVVAIVAILAAVGMPAYQKYTQRAQFSEVIAATGPAKTAVEICYQTSGSVTNCATQATTAVSGAYNTAIVNDVSVTLSGNVATIQATGESELDDATYILAGTMANGRVEWTRAASGTCVTLGYC; encoded by the coding sequence ATGAGAGTACAACAGAAAACACAACAACAAGGTTTTACGTTAATAGAGTTAATGATCGTAGTGGCGATAGTGGCAATTTTGGCTGCAGTCGGTATGCCTGCATATCAAAAATATACCCAACGAGCCCAGTTCTCAGAAGTAATTGCAGCTACAGGTCCAGCTAAAACCGCTGTTGAAATATGCTACCAAACAAGTGGTTCAGTCACTAACTGTGCAACCCAAGCTACAACAGCAGTTTCAGGTGCATATAATACAGCTATTGTTAATGATGTATCAGTGACTTTGAGCGGTAATGTAGCAACAATTCAGGCTACAGGTGAGTCAGAACTAGACGATGCGACTTATATATTAGCAGGAACAATGGCTAACGGACGAGTTGAATGGACTCGAGCGGCTTCAGGTACTTGCGTCACATTAGGCTATTGCTAA
- the pilB gene encoding type IV-A pilus assembly ATPase PilB, with translation MQHKHNASGLAHSLVAHAYLAVEEIPSLLQSAKLEGKAFTTLLVDSNIIGSQVLAKLLEREYGVPLLDLETFKLEEIPTNLLNEKLIEKHHALPIYVQGQTLYLAMSDPTNVSALEEFAFSFSLHTEVLLVDELQLQKALESVLENDIDALGDLNDTDIDDLEVDHSESRLEQDNKDSADDAPIVKFVNKILLDAIKKGASDIHFEPYEFKYRVRFRIDGILHEMVSPPVNLAMRFSARLKVMAQLDIAERRIPQDGRIKLKLSKNKSVDLRVSTLPTMWGEKVVMRILDSNQASLNIDILGYDDKQKALYLTALQKPQGMILITGPTGSGKTVSLYSGLNILNTIERNISTAEDPIEINLSGINQVQINLKAGLTFPTALRSFLRQDPDVVMVGEIRDIETAEIAIKAAQTGHLVLSTLHTNSAAETLTRLSNMGVPAYNIGSSVSLIIAQRLGRRLCNECKKPEEIPAIELAKLGFNQQQINHGITSFKAIGCKQCTKGYKGRVGIYEVMPMSDKIARMILTGSNSLELSTQAQQEGMDTLRQSALQKVIDGVTSLLEVERITSH, from the coding sequence ATGCAACACAAGCATAACGCGAGCGGCCTGGCTCACAGCCTGGTCGCACATGCATACCTCGCAGTAGAAGAGATCCCATCGCTGCTACAAAGCGCAAAACTGGAGGGTAAAGCCTTCACAACCCTGCTTGTCGACAGTAATATCATTGGCAGTCAGGTATTAGCAAAATTACTCGAACGTGAATATGGTGTACCGTTACTCGATTTAGAGACCTTTAAACTCGAAGAGATCCCCACCAACCTACTCAATGAAAAACTCATCGAAAAACACCATGCTCTGCCGATTTATGTACAAGGACAAACTTTATATCTGGCCATGTCAGATCCGACTAATGTGAGCGCATTAGAAGAGTTTGCCTTTAGCTTTAGTTTACATACCGAAGTATTGTTGGTTGATGAACTGCAATTACAAAAAGCCTTAGAAAGCGTATTAGAGAATGATATCGATGCACTTGGCGATCTGAATGATACCGATATCGATGATCTGGAAGTTGATCATAGCGAATCACGATTAGAGCAAGATAATAAAGACAGTGCAGATGACGCGCCGATTGTTAAATTCGTGAATAAGATCCTATTGGATGCGATCAAAAAAGGTGCCTCGGATATTCACTTTGAACCCTATGAATTTAAATACCGCGTACGCTTTCGTATCGACGGGATCTTACATGAAATGGTATCACCACCGGTAAACTTAGCCATGCGTTTTTCAGCCCGGTTAAAAGTCATGGCACAACTCGATATTGCCGAGCGCAGGATCCCGCAAGATGGCCGTATCAAATTAAAATTATCAAAAAACAAATCCGTCGATCTGCGTGTGAGTACCTTACCAACTATGTGGGGGGAAAAAGTAGTAATGCGGATCCTCGATTCTAACCAAGCCAGTCTCAATATCGATATTCTTGGTTATGACGATAAACAAAAAGCCCTTTACCTCACGGCATTACAAAAGCCACAAGGCATGATCTTGATCACCGGCCCCACTGGTAGTGGTAAAACAGTTTCCTTGTACAGCGGGCTTAATATCCTTAATACCATTGAACGCAACATATCCACAGCCGAGGATCCTATTGAAATCAATCTCTCTGGTATCAATCAAGTTCAGATCAACCTTAAAGCGGGGTTAACTTTCCCCACCGCATTACGATCATTCTTACGCCAAGATCCTGATGTCGTCATGGTCGGTGAGATCCGTGATATTGAAACGGCAGAGATTGCGATCAAAGCAGCGCAAACCGGACACTTAGTATTATCAACACTGCATACCAATTCAGCTGCAGAGACACTAACGCGATTATCTAATATGGGCGTACCCGCTTATAATATTGGCTCATCGGTGAGTTTGATCATCGCTCAGCGCCTAGGGCGTAGACTTTGCAATGAATGTAAAAAACCAGAAGAGATCCCTGCAATTGAATTAGCTAAGCTTGGCTTTAATCAGCAACAAATTAATCACGGTATCACTTCTTTTAAAGCCATCGGCTGTAAGCAATGTACCAAAGGCTATAAAGGTCGCGTAGGGATCTACGAAGTCATGCCGATGTCAGATAAGATCGCGAGAATGATCTTAACGGGCAGTAACTCGCTGGAACTGAGTACGCAAGCCCAGCAAGAAGGTATGGATACTTTACGCCAATCAGCATTACAAAAAGTGATCGACGGTGTAACCAGCTTACTTGAAGTTGAACGTATCACCAGTCATTAA
- a CDS encoding type II secretion system F family protein produces the protein MVTATKTTRNRTPSAVKKRYPYTWQGVNRKGKKVSGEMQAESISNLKVELRRQGVNVLKAKRKSTGLFSATSKKIKAMDIAVISRQIATMLNAGVPLVQSLEIIARSHDNPAMRSLIGEVAAEVATGTTLSDTLRKHPLYFDDLYCDLISAGEQSGSLDSIYDRIATYKEKAEALKSKIKKAMLYPVMIVAVAVVVTLILLLYVIPQFKDIFASFGAELPPFTLFVLSISDFVSQFWYLVVSILFGLPYIYLKANKRSIKVKHISERTILKVPAIGPIMHKGAMARFARTLSTTFAAGIPLVDSLTSAAGASGNIVYKNGVMEMRNEVIAGLQMHIAMRSTNLFPDMVTQMVMIGEESGSLDDMLAKVAHIYEQQVDDAVDGLTSLIEPMIMVVLGVVIGGLVIAMYLPIFEMGSIM, from the coding sequence ATGGTCACAGCAACTAAAACAACCCGTAATCGCACTCCATCAGCCGTAAAAAAACGCTATCCATATACCTGGCAAGGCGTTAACCGCAAAGGTAAAAAAGTCAGTGGTGAAATGCAGGCTGAAAGCATAAGCAATCTAAAAGTTGAGCTTCGCCGTCAGGGCGTCAATGTGTTAAAAGCCAAACGCAAATCAACAGGATTATTTTCGGCGACAAGTAAAAAAATTAAAGCCATGGATATTGCCGTCATTTCTAGGCAAATAGCCACTATGCTTAATGCTGGTGTACCTTTAGTACAAAGTTTAGAAATTATAGCGCGTAGCCATGACAACCCGGCCATGCGATCGTTAATCGGAGAGGTTGCAGCCGAAGTCGCAACAGGTACGACACTGTCAGATACCTTACGTAAACACCCGCTTTATTTTGATGATTTATATTGTGATTTGATCAGCGCTGGTGAACAGTCCGGTTCATTGGACAGTATTTATGATCGCATTGCCACCTACAAAGAAAAAGCCGAGGCGCTCAAATCTAAAATTAAAAAAGCCATGCTCTATCCCGTCATGATCGTTGCGGTTGCTGTTGTCGTCACGCTTATTTTATTGCTGTATGTCATCCCGCAATTCAAAGATATCTTCGCTAGCTTTGGCGCCGAGCTGCCGCCTTTTACCCTCTTTGTGTTATCGATTTCTGATTTTGTCAGTCAATTTTGGTACTTAGTGGTTAGTATATTATTCGGATTACCTTATATTTACCTTAAAGCCAACAAACGCTCGATAAAAGTCAAACACATCAGCGAACGTACTATTCTCAAGGTACCAGCTATCGGGCCCATTATGCATAAGGGGGCAATGGCTCGTTTCGCCAGAACCCTATCAACGACCTTTGCCGCTGGTATCCCCCTTGTAGATTCATTGACTTCTGCAGCGGGTGCATCCGGTAATATTGTCTACAAAAATGGGGTAATGGAAATGCGTAATGAAGTTATCGCCGGGTTACAGATGCACATCGCGATGCGCTCAACCAACCTATTTCCTGATATGGTGACGCAAATGGTGATGATAGGCGAAGAGTCAGGTTCCCTCGACGATATGTTAGCCAAAGTCGCGCACATTTATGAGCAGCAAGTTGATGATGCCGTTGATGGACTTACTAGCTTAATCGAACCCATGATAATGGTAGTACTAGGTGTTGTCATTGGCGGTCTTGTTATTGCGATGTATCTACCTATCTTTGAAATGGGCAGTATTATGTAA
- a CDS encoding A24 family peptidase: MQDLALLFQLTPWLLWLTVALLGLLVGSFLNVVIYRLPIMMESEWKEECTVYFSDECKTAEIKSASETTKFNLLLPRSACPKCGHKITALENIPVISWLILRGKCSSCANPISARYPSIELLTGLLSLVVALYIPYGIQLAGALILTWTLVALTFIDIDKMLLPDQMTLPLVWLGLFLNVNYAWVTPSDAIIGAIVGYLSLWSVYWGFKLLTGKEGMGYGDFKLLAAFGAWFGWQSILAIVLLSSFAGAIIGITQIALKKHTQGNPIPFGPYLAIAGWLYLIWGDQIVDFYLINFIY, translated from the coding sequence ATGCAAGACTTAGCGCTACTCTTTCAACTCACACCTTGGCTATTATGGTTAACGGTTGCCCTTCTCGGTCTACTCGTCGGTAGTTTCTTGAATGTCGTCATTTACCGCTTACCAATTATGATGGAAAGTGAATGGAAAGAAGAGTGTACTGTTTATTTTAGCGATGAATGTAAAACAGCTGAAATTAAGTCTGCATCTGAAACAACTAAATTTAACTTATTATTACCCCGCTCAGCTTGCCCTAAGTGTGGTCATAAAATTACCGCATTAGAAAATATTCCAGTGATTAGTTGGCTAATATTAAGAGGGAAATGCAGCAGTTGTGCTAATCCAATTTCAGCCCGCTACCCAAGCATTGAATTATTAACCGGCTTACTCTCACTTGTCGTGGCTTTATATATCCCTTATGGCATCCAATTAGCTGGCGCGTTGATCTTAACGTGGACCTTAGTGGCACTGACTTTTATCGACATTGATAAGATGCTATTACCCGATCAAATGACCTTACCACTAGTATGGTTAGGATTATTTCTAAACGTTAATTATGCTTGGGTAACACCATCGGATGCCATCATAGGTGCAATTGTTGGCTACCTATCATTGTGGTCTGTTTACTGGGGTTTTAAACTGCTAACCGGTAAAGAAGGCATGGGCTATGGTGATTTCAAACTATTAGCTGCATTTGGTGCTTGGTTCGGCTGGCAATCAATTTTAGCTATCGTACTGCTGTCTTCTTTTGCAGGAGCTATCATAGGTATTACCCAGATTGCCTTAAAGAAACATACCCAAGGCAACCCAATCCCATTTGGCCCTTACTTAGCCATTGCCGGTTGGTTGTACCTTATTTGGGGCGATCAAATTGTTGATTTCTATTTAATTAACTTTATCTATTAA
- the coaE gene encoding dephospho-CoA kinase (Dephospho-CoA kinase (CoaE) performs the final step in coenzyme A biosynthesis.): MYVVGLTGGIASGKTTVADIIASEGINVVDADIVAREVVAIGSDGLAQISAHFGSSILLDDGSLNRGLLREKIFSDNANKQWLNALLHPLIRAELLAQLAASDSPYTLLVVPLLVENNLTTLCDHVLVVDVAEQVQIERTVARDNVSAQQASAILQSQATRKQRLAAADSVIVNNDRQQVIKDAAVLHQKFLELATAAMAD, translated from the coding sequence ATGTATGTTGTTGGATTAACCGGCGGGATCGCATCAGGCAAAACCACTGTCGCCGATATTATTGCTAGCGAAGGCATTAATGTAGTCGATGCCGATATTGTCGCAAGAGAAGTGGTCGCCATTGGTAGTGATGGCTTAGCACAAATCAGCGCACACTTTGGTTCGAGTATATTATTGGATGATGGCAGTTTAAATCGCGGATTATTACGTGAGAAAATATTTTCTGATAATGCTAATAAACAATGGTTAAATGCGTTATTACACCCGCTTATCCGCGCTGAATTATTAGCACAACTCGCTGCAAGTGATTCACCATATACTTTACTCGTGGTGCCACTGTTAGTTGAAAACAACCTGACAACATTATGCGATCACGTACTGGTTGTTGATGTCGCAGAACAAGTTCAGATAGAACGAACGGTTGCGCGTGATAACGTCTCAGCACAACAAGCCTCTGCCATATTACAATCACAAGCAACACGTAAACAACGCCTCGCAGCAGCTGATTCAGTCATTGTGAATAACGACCGTCAACAAGTCATCAAAGATGCAGCTGTGTTACATCAGAAATTTCTTGAATTAGCGACAGCAGCCATGGCAGACTAG
- the yacG gene encoding DNA gyrase inhibitor YacG produces MQVNCPTCQKPVEWVATNEFRPFCSDRCKLIDLGEWASEERAIPGEDVSPQELQPKGYEFD; encoded by the coding sequence ATGCAAGTAAATTGCCCAACCTGTCAAAAGCCCGTTGAATGGGTAGCTACTAATGAATTTCGCCCATTTTGCAGTGACCGTTGCAAACTGATTGATCTTGGCGAATGGGCAAGTGAAGAGCGTGCGATCCCGGGTGAAGATGTTTCACCACAAGAACTCCAACCTAAAGGTTACGAGTTCGATTAG
- the mutT gene encoding 8-oxo-dGTP diphosphatase MutT: MKIVHVAAGIIVRDQQVFISKRSSEQHQGNKWEFPGGKVESGESVLEALTRELKEEVNLDVLNADVFHQLEFDYGDKIVQLDFYLVDDFVGVGKGLEGQQTAWVNINALADYQFPEANQVIVEMLMAQFS, encoded by the coding sequence ATGAAAATAGTCCATGTTGCAGCTGGTATCATCGTTCGTGATCAGCAAGTATTTATCAGTAAGCGTAGCTCAGAGCAGCACCAAGGTAACAAGTGGGAGTTTCCAGGTGGTAAGGTGGAATCTGGAGAATCAGTGCTTGAAGCGCTAACCAGAGAGCTTAAAGAAGAGGTAAATCTTGATGTACTTAATGCCGATGTATTTCACCAGCTAGAATTTGATTATGGTGACAAAATAGTGCAATTGGATTTTTATCTTGTGGATGACTTTGTAGGTGTGGGTAAAGGTCTTGAAGGGCAGCAAACTGCGTGGGTTAATATCAATGCACTAGCTGACTATCAGTTCCCTGAAGCGAATCAAGTGATTGTTGAGATGTTAATGGCTCAGTTTTCCTAA